The following proteins are co-located in the Billgrantia tianxiuensis genome:
- a CDS encoding Bug family tripartite tricarboxylate transporter substrate binding protein has product MNIPDTKPKPLAAALLVAAAGLASAPAMAEDFYAGKAIEMVVPFGEGGATYVAAKFLEPFLEKHLPGNPQVNVRTRPGGGSILGANWFQQNAEPDGETILFTTSSTSNPYVLGMDAVEYDLAAMRPAYSLPFGAVIYVSPRTGIESPADLHSPDMPLIYGGIAAAASDLPVLLAFELLELDLRAVLGFDGRGPARLAFERGETNIDFQFTPAYMSQVVDMVEAGTAVPIMTGGSVGDDGVLSARDPAFPDYPSVYEVYEEINGEPPSGVEWDAFQAIGATTFNFGLTAYLPEGTPDEVLEIFEETIAAINADPDYQEQSQEAVGGYDLLPASVVTGSLSESLQPSDEVRDYLRTLLADKYDVEL; this is encoded by the coding sequence ATGAACATTCCCGATACCAAGCCGAAACCCCTCGCTGCCGCCCTGCTGGTCGCCGCCGCCGGTCTAGCCAGCGCCCCGGCCATGGCCGAGGATTTCTACGCCGGAAAGGCCATCGAGATGGTGGTACCGTTCGGCGAGGGTGGCGCCACCTACGTGGCGGCCAAGTTCCTCGAGCCCTTCCTGGAGAAGCATCTGCCGGGCAATCCCCAGGTCAACGTGCGCACCCGGCCGGGCGGCGGCTCGATTCTCGGCGCCAACTGGTTCCAGCAGAATGCCGAGCCCGATGGCGAGACGATCCTGTTCACCACCTCCTCGACCTCGAATCCCTATGTGCTGGGCATGGATGCGGTGGAGTACGATCTGGCCGCGATGCGGCCCGCCTATAGCCTGCCCTTCGGGGCGGTGATCTACGTCTCGCCGCGCACCGGCATCGAGTCGCCGGCCGACCTGCACTCGCCTGACATGCCGCTCATCTATGGCGGTATTGCCGCCGCCGCCAGCGACCTGCCCGTGCTGCTGGCCTTCGAGCTGCTGGAGCTCGACCTGCGCGCGGTGCTCGGCTTCGATGGCCGCGGCCCGGCCCGCCTGGCCTTCGAGCGCGGCGAAACCAATATCGACTTCCAGTTCACGCCCGCCTACATGTCGCAGGTGGTGGATATGGTCGAGGCCGGCACCGCAGTTCCGATCATGACCGGCGGCTCGGTGGGCGACGACGGCGTGCTCAGCGCTCGCGACCCCGCTTTCCCCGACTACCCCTCGGTCTATGAGGTTTACGAGGAGATCAACGGCGAGCCACCCTCCGGCGTGGAGTGGGATGCCTTCCAGGCGATCGGTGCCACGACCTTCAACTTCGGGCTGACTGCCTACCTGCCGGAAGGCACACCGGACGAGGTCCTCGAGATCTTCGAGGAGACCATTGCCGCCATCAACGCCGATCCCGACTACCAGGAGCAGAGCCAGGAAGCCGTGGGTGGCTACGATCTGTTGCCCGCCTCGGTGGTCACCGGCTCGCTGAGCGAATCCCTGCAGCCCTCCGACGAGGTGCGCGATTACCTGCGCACCCTGCTCGCCGACAAGTACGACGTCGAGCTGTAG
- a CDS encoding FadR/GntR family transcriptional regulator, producing MSERPIRANDNRGSLAENGIRSDGARALARYVRAEIVSGRFPPGHRLPTERELSDRFGASRGAVRRVLGHFKSLGAITQVVGSGTFVSERAAELLSPSGGESADIGSASAGSPSVGSMARQVSPAQLMDARVLIEPQMVTLIVRFATAADFARMDECLERSESATSIEAFEHWDGALHQAFAEATHNSFFLRILELTNAVREEGEWGRLKRISLTPERRKRYEAQHRAIVAALRDRDEQTARALLEEHLGEVKANLFGRG from the coding sequence GTGAGCGAGAGGCCGATACGTGCTAATGACAACCGGGGCTCGCTGGCCGAGAACGGCATACGTTCGGATGGGGCCAGAGCCCTGGCGCGCTACGTGCGAGCCGAGATCGTCAGCGGTCGCTTTCCTCCGGGGCATCGGCTGCCCACGGAGCGTGAGCTGAGCGATCGCTTCGGCGCCTCTCGCGGCGCGGTGAGGCGAGTGCTGGGGCACTTCAAGTCGCTTGGTGCGATCACCCAGGTGGTGGGTAGCGGCACCTTCGTCAGCGAGCGTGCCGCTGAGTTGCTGTCCCCGAGCGGGGGCGAGTCCGCCGACATTGGCTCAGCATCTGCAGGGTCGCCGAGCGTGGGCAGCATGGCGAGACAGGTGAGCCCGGCTCAGTTGATGGATGCCCGGGTGCTGATAGAACCGCAGATGGTGACGTTGATCGTGCGCTTTGCCACGGCTGCCGATTTCGCGCGTATGGACGAGTGTCTCGAGCGCTCGGAGTCGGCCACCAGCATCGAAGCGTTCGAGCACTGGGACGGTGCCTTGCACCAGGCCTTTGCAGAAGCCACTCACAACAGCTTCTTCCTGCGTATTCTCGAATTGACCAACGCAGTGCGTGAGGAGGGGGAGTGGGGGCGGCTCAAGCGAATCTCCCTGACGCCTGAACGCCGCAAGCGTTACGAGGCGCAGCATCGCGCCATCGTCGCGGCGCTGCGCGACCGCGACGAGCAGACCGCGCGCGCACTGCTAGAAGAGCATCTGGGGGAAGTGAAGGCGAACCTGTTCGGGCGCGGCTGA
- a CDS encoding glutathione S-transferase N-terminal domain-containing protein, which translates to MARVLFDLCGIDEGLRFSPYCWRVRYALAHKGLEAETRPWHFTDKQALAFADHDKVPVLVDGDETVIDSYEILRYLDRAYPEAPLLGNGMAESRARFFKHYAERALHPAMMRTIVMDLLNAIDPKDRDYFRTSREKRFGRSLEEFHSPAKGLAQLDAALAPLRGQLEDSDFLDGEAPAAADYLVFGAFMWARVVSTADLVSNADPVYGWVERMLDLHGGLGRKAMRITDIEGAYR; encoded by the coding sequence ATGGCAAGGGTTCTCTTCGACCTCTGCGGTATCGATGAAGGTCTGCGTTTTTCCCCATACTGCTGGCGTGTGCGCTACGCGCTCGCTCACAAGGGACTCGAGGCGGAGACGCGTCCTTGGCACTTCACCGACAAGCAGGCCCTGGCATTCGCCGACCACGACAAGGTGCCGGTACTGGTCGACGGTGACGAGACGGTCATCGACAGCTACGAAATCCTGCGCTATCTGGACCGCGCCTATCCCGAAGCGCCCCTGCTGGGCAATGGCATGGCCGAATCCCGGGCGCGCTTCTTCAAGCATTACGCCGAACGGGCGCTGCATCCGGCGATGATGCGGACCATCGTCATGGACCTGCTCAACGCCATCGACCCCAAGGACCGCGACTATTTCCGCACTAGTCGTGAAAAGCGTTTCGGCCGTTCCCTCGAGGAATTCCACTCACCGGCCAAAGGGTTGGCGCAGCTCGACGCCGCTCTGGCCCCGCTGCGAGGCCAGTTGGAAGACAGCGATTTCCTCGATGGCGAGGCACCTGCTGCGGCCGACTATCTCGTTTTCGGTGCCTTCATGTGGGCGCGGGTAGTGTCGACTGCCGACCTGGTATCGAATGCCGACCCTGTCTACGGTTGGGTCGAGCGCATGCTCGATCTCCATGGCGGCCTGGGACGCAAGGCCATGCGAATCACGGATATCGAAGGGGCCTATCGCTGA
- a CDS encoding fumarylacetoacetate hydrolase family protein, protein MKFATLRPAPDQPPLVALIDAAGQHYWPLNELVPEFQGDMQQLLRDWASLAARIAPKGEGRLLDAARLEPPIHPHRNMFCVGKNYFEHAAEFSHSGYDSSTTADDVIPKFPIIFTKAYNTLIAHGDDIPRHAEVTRQLDYEAEFAVIIGKGGRGIKRANAYDHVWGYTIANDVTARDLQQQHKQWHLGKSLDGLCPMGPWIVTADEVDRDDATIKCWVNGELRQDARLDQLIFDVPTLIETLSAGIELKPGDVILTGTPVGVGIGFNPPRFLQAGDIVRIEVEGMGALENRVGD, encoded by the coding sequence ATGAAATTCGCCACGCTGCGACCGGCGCCCGACCAACCGCCTCTCGTCGCCTTGATCGACGCTGCGGGCCAGCACTACTGGCCACTGAACGAGCTGGTGCCCGAGTTCCAGGGCGACATGCAGCAGTTGCTGCGCGACTGGGCCTCCCTGGCTGCCCGGATCGCGCCCAAGGGTGAAGGACGCCTCCTCGATGCCGCGCGCCTCGAACCACCCATCCACCCTCATCGCAACATGTTCTGCGTCGGCAAGAACTACTTCGAGCATGCCGCCGAGTTCAGTCACTCCGGTTATGACAGCAGCACGACCGCCGACGACGTGATACCCAAGTTTCCCATCATCTTCACCAAGGCCTACAACACCTTGATCGCCCATGGCGACGACATTCCCCGCCATGCCGAGGTCACCCGCCAGCTCGACTACGAAGCTGAATTCGCCGTCATCATCGGCAAGGGGGGCCGTGGCATCAAGCGGGCCAACGCCTACGATCATGTCTGGGGTTATACCATCGCCAACGACGTGACCGCCCGCGATCTCCAGCAGCAACACAAGCAATGGCATCTCGGCAAGTCGCTGGACGGCCTTTGTCCCATGGGGCCGTGGATCGTTACCGCCGACGAAGTAGACCGCGATGATGCCACCATCAAATGCTGGGTCAACGGCGAGCTGCGCCAGGATGCCCGCCTGGATCAGTTGATCTTCGACGTACCGACGCTGATCGAGACGCTCTCGGCCGGCATCGAACTCAAGCCGGGTGACGTGATCCTGACCGGCACCCCAGTTGGGGTCGGCATTGGCTTCAACCCGCCCAGGTTCCTGCAGGCCGGCGACATCGTGCGTATCGAGGTCGAGGGCATGGGCGCATTGGAAAATCGGGTCGGCGACTGA
- a CDS encoding urate hydroxylase PuuD, with amino-acid sequence MQAYLLEFVNFMLRWLHVIAAIAWIGESIYFVMLDNGLRKPKAAEDRDKGVFGEMWAVHGGGFYHNQKYATAPAKLPEDLHWSFWKSYTTWLSGFALFVLLYMTNPGFYLVNPNSSWEWAANMSGWQANVLALVFLLAGWVIYNEMCKRISPNMERDGVLSLAVAVLMIVVAYLSVQMFSGRAAFLLTGAVMATAMSANVFFWIIPGQRRMVKAMKAGEEPNPLDGKRGKQRSVHNTYFTLPVVLLMISNHYSFVYNHEYAWVLMSLFIFAGALIRQFFVLMHMGKIQPAYPAAGTALILVVFWLAMPGGQATTGGATLTEAEGPSFEEVHALIDQHCVACHSRQPTQPGFSAPPAGIAYDSADQIRGQKERIQQVVGSKYMPLGNMTGMTDEEREVIAAWSE; translated from the coding sequence ATGCAAGCTTACCTGCTGGAATTCGTCAATTTCATGCTGCGCTGGCTGCACGTCATCGCGGCCATCGCCTGGATCGGCGAGTCGATCTATTTCGTCATGCTGGACAACGGGCTGCGCAAGCCCAAGGCCGCCGAGGATCGTGACAAGGGCGTGTTCGGCGAGATGTGGGCCGTTCACGGCGGCGGCTTCTATCACAACCAGAAGTACGCGACGGCGCCCGCCAAGCTGCCCGAGGATCTCCATTGGTCGTTCTGGAAGTCCTATACCACCTGGCTCTCCGGCTTTGCCCTGTTCGTGCTGCTCTACATGACCAACCCGGGCTTCTATCTGGTCAATCCCAACAGCAGTTGGGAGTGGGCCGCCAACATGAGCGGCTGGCAGGCCAACGTGCTGGCGCTGGTGTTTCTACTGGCGGGCTGGGTGATCTACAACGAGATGTGCAAGCGCATCAGCCCCAACATGGAGCGCGACGGGGTGCTCAGCCTGGCCGTCGCCGTGCTGATGATCGTCGTGGCTTACCTCAGCGTGCAGATGTTCTCGGGGCGGGCCGCCTTCCTGCTCACCGGTGCGGTCATGGCCACCGCCATGTCGGCCAACGTGTTCTTCTGGATCATTCCCGGCCAGCGGCGCATGGTCAAGGCGATGAAGGCCGGTGAGGAGCCGAACCCGCTGGACGGCAAGCGCGGCAAGCAGCGCTCGGTTCACAATACCTACTTCACCCTGCCGGTGGTGCTGCTGATGATCAGCAATCACTATTCGTTCGTGTACAACCACGAATACGCCTGGGTGCTGATGTCGCTGTTCATCTTTGCCGGTGCGCTGATCCGCCAGTTCTTCGTACTGATGCACATGGGCAAGATCCAGCCGGCCTACCCGGCGGCGGGCACGGCGCTGATCCTGGTTGTCTTCTGGCTGGCGATGCCCGGTGGGCAGGCCACGACCGGTGGAGCGACCCTGACGGAGGCCGAGGGGCCCAGCTTCGAGGAGGTTCACGCCCTGATCGACCAGCACTGCGTGGCTTGCCATTCGCGTCAGCCGACCCAGCCGGGCTTCTCCGCGCCGCCTGCCGGCATCGCCTACGACAGCGCGGACCAGATTCGCGGGCAGAAGGAGCGCATCCAGCAGGTGGTGGGCAGCAAGTACATGCCGCTTGGCAACATGACCGGCATGACCGATGAGGAGCGCGAGGTGATCGCCGCCTGGTCGGAGTAG
- a CDS encoding phasin family protein, with amino-acid sequence MSKTQDKATQQFETLFLAPARAYGSLTLEYYEKLLSAQLDAFRSYSDLSLAQARAWIDVKDSEGLKQVFETQQKAVKELGERLQGDTKKVVDLSQEFLQKGQQLTEQNVKAASAATK; translated from the coding sequence ATGAGCAAGACCCAAGATAAGGCGACCCAGCAGTTCGAAACCCTGTTCCTCGCTCCGGCGCGTGCCTATGGCTCGCTGACCCTGGAATACTACGAGAAGCTGCTGTCAGCACAGCTGGACGCCTTCCGTAGCTACTCCGACCTGAGCCTGGCCCAGGCCCGCGCCTGGATCGACGTCAAGGACTCCGAAGGCCTCAAGCAGGTGTTCGAGACTCAGCAGAAAGCCGTCAAGGAGCTGGGCGAGCGTCTGCAGGGCGACACCAAGAAGGTGGTCGACCTGAGCCAGGAGTTCCTGCAGAAGGGGCAGCAGCTGACCGAGCAGAACGTCAAGGCCGCCAGCGCCGCGACCAAGTAA
- the uraH gene encoding hydroxyisourate hydrolase yields the protein MGRLTTHVLDTAQGRPGEGIRIDVYRLEGEQRSLLKTVRTNDDGRCDAPILEGDDFRAGEYELVFHAGDYLRQQGIQASEPRFLDVIPLRFGVADASQHYHVPLLVSPYGYSTYRGS from the coding sequence ATGGGACGACTGACCACACACGTTCTGGATACTGCCCAGGGTCGCCCTGGCGAAGGCATCCGCATCGACGTCTATCGCCTGGAGGGCGAGCAGCGTTCGCTGCTGAAGACAGTAAGGACCAACGACGATGGACGCTGCGATGCACCGATTCTGGAAGGCGACGACTTCCGGGCCGGCGAGTACGAGCTGGTCTTCCATGCAGGCGACTATCTGCGCCAACAGGGGATCCAGGCGAGCGAGCCGCGCTTCCTCGATGTCATTCCGCTGCGCTTCGGCGTTGCCGATGCCTCGCAGCACTATCATGTGCCGCTGCTGGTGTCGCCCTACGGGTACTCCACCTACCGCGGAAGCTAA
- a CDS encoding phosphoribosyltransferase, translating to MFRDRLDAAEQLAERLAHLKGSNPLVLAIPRGGVPMGRYLADALEGELDVVLVRKIRAPGSPEFAIGAISEDGTMKLDEAASHFSQTAVEREAEQQRKLLQQRRQRYSPVRPPIPPEGRVVVIVDDGSATGATMEAALQTLHGRAARLVAALGVASPSAVTRLEAIADEVVCLDVPQRFMAVGQFYIDFGQVEEEEVMELLGE from the coding sequence ATGTTTCGCGACCGCCTGGATGCCGCCGAGCAACTTGCCGAGCGCCTCGCGCACCTCAAGGGCTCCAACCCTCTGGTACTGGCCATTCCCCGTGGTGGCGTTCCCATGGGGCGCTACCTTGCCGACGCTCTCGAGGGGGAACTCGATGTCGTGCTGGTGCGCAAGATCCGCGCCCCGGGCAGCCCCGAATTCGCGATTGGCGCCATCAGCGAAGATGGCACCATGAAGCTCGACGAGGCTGCCTCTCACTTTTCCCAGACAGCGGTAGAGCGCGAAGCCGAGCAGCAGCGCAAGCTGCTTCAGCAGCGGCGCCAACGCTACAGTCCGGTTCGCCCGCCAATACCGCCCGAGGGCCGTGTGGTGGTGATCGTCGACGACGGCAGCGCCACCGGCGCAACCATGGAAGCAGCCCTGCAAACCCTGCACGGCCGTGCCGCACGACTTGTGGCAGCCTTGGGGGTGGCATCGCCGAGCGCCGTCACGCGGCTGGAGGCGATCGCCGATGAGGTCGTCTGCCTCGATGTCCCGCAGCGCTTCATGGCGGTGGGCCAGTTCTATATCGACTTCGGCCAGGTGGAGGAGGAGGAAGTCATGGAGCTGCTTGGCGAATGA
- the uraD gene encoding 2-oxo-4-hydroxy-4-carboxy-5-ureidoimidazoline decarboxylase: protein MNDKTLAPRPSTLDRDEFVARFGDIYEHSPWVAELTWERGLQPAQDTPAGLAEAMGQTLSSATAERQLEVIRAHPDLAGKAAIAGELTDDSTREQAGAGLDQCTPEEMARFERLNAAYKGKFGFPFVMAVKGSDRHAILAAFETRLENSPAEERRTAIEQINRIARFRLEERVANR, encoded by the coding sequence ATGAACGACAAGACACTCGCGCCGCGCCCCAGCACGCTCGACCGCGACGAATTCGTGGCACGCTTCGGCGACATCTACGAGCACTCCCCCTGGGTGGCCGAGTTGACCTGGGAGCGCGGGTTGCAGCCGGCGCAGGACACCCCGGCAGGCCTCGCCGAGGCCATGGGCCAGACGCTGAGCAGCGCCACGGCGGAACGTCAGCTCGAGGTGATTCGCGCCCACCCCGACCTCGCAGGCAAGGCCGCCATCGCCGGCGAGCTGACCGACGACTCCACCCGCGAGCAGGCCGGTGCGGGCCTCGACCAATGCACGCCCGAGGAGATGGCCCGTTTCGAGCGCCTCAATGCGGCATACAAGGGGAAGTTCGGCTTTCCCTTCGTCATGGCCGTGAAGGGCAGCGACAGGCACGCCATTCTGGCGGCCTTCGAGACGCGCCTGGAGAACTCACCCGCGGAGGAGCGCCGTACCGCCATCGAGCAGATCAATCGCATTGCCCGCTTTCGCCTGGAGGAGCGTGTCGCGAATCGCTGA
- a CDS encoding uracil-xanthine permease family protein — translation MTDAGKPSQPTKPSRTINQNPDAMPPLGKAIPLGLQHIMAMFAGNVTPPIIIAGVIGATAGEQIFLIQVALFVAGISTLVQTIGMGPIGARLPIVQGTSFGFLPVALPLAKAFGLPAVLGASFIAGLLQILLGAFLKKIRHWFSPVVTGIVVLLIGITLMPVGLNYAAGGVGSENFASPTNLTLAFFVLVVTIAVHQLGRGFIKASSILFGLLAGYLVAIALGMVDFTNLRDAAWFALPQPFVYGMEFSMTAIVGMTLIMFVVGLETIGNISAITTGGAGRPAKDRELSGGVMADGVATSFAAVFNTLPNTAYAQNVGLITLTGVVSRHVVTIGGLLLIAMGLFPKLGGLVAAMPHAVLGGAGIVMFGMIASAGLKIIKECELDQRNMLIIAVSLSLGIGLPAVEAISETMPGQAGLLLKSGLVPAAVAALLLDAILPGKPRRQAPQEPVAAKSEQVRSNV, via the coding sequence ATGACCGACGCTGGAAAGCCTTCTCAGCCAACCAAGCCCTCACGCACGATCAACCAGAACCCCGACGCCATGCCGCCATTGGGCAAGGCGATTCCACTCGGGCTGCAACACATCATGGCGATGTTCGCCGGCAACGTGACGCCGCCGATCATCATTGCCGGCGTAATCGGCGCCACCGCCGGCGAACAGATCTTTCTCATCCAGGTCGCACTGTTCGTGGCCGGTATTTCAACGCTGGTCCAGACCATCGGCATGGGGCCCATCGGCGCCCGGCTGCCCATCGTGCAAGGCACCAGCTTCGGCTTCCTGCCCGTTGCGCTGCCGCTGGCCAAGGCCTTCGGCCTCCCCGCGGTGCTGGGAGCTTCGTTCATTGCCGGCCTGCTGCAAATCCTGCTGGGTGCGTTCCTCAAGAAGATCCGCCACTGGTTCTCGCCGGTGGTGACCGGCATCGTGGTGCTGCTGATCGGCATCACGCTGATGCCGGTAGGCCTCAACTACGCCGCGGGCGGCGTGGGCTCGGAGAATTTCGCGTCACCGACCAACCTGACGCTGGCCTTCTTCGTGCTGGTGGTGACCATCGCCGTGCATCAGCTGGGGCGCGGCTTCATCAAGGCCTCGTCGATCCTGTTCGGCTTGCTGGCCGGTTACCTGGTTGCCATCGCGCTGGGCATGGTCGATTTTACCAACCTGCGCGATGCCGCCTGGTTCGCCCTGCCCCAGCCCTTCGTCTACGGCATGGAGTTCTCCATGACCGCCATCGTCGGCATGACGCTGATCATGTTCGTGGTGGGGCTCGAAACCATCGGCAACATCTCGGCCATTACCACCGGCGGAGCCGGGCGCCCGGCCAAGGATCGCGAACTCTCGGGCGGTGTAATGGCCGATGGCGTGGCGACCTCCTTCGCCGCCGTGTTCAACACACTGCCCAATACCGCCTACGCCCAGAACGTCGGCCTAATCACCCTGACCGGCGTGGTCAGCCGCCATGTGGTGACCATCGGCGGCCTGCTGCTGATCGCCATGGGCCTGTTTCCCAAGCTGGGTGGCCTGGTCGCGGCCATGCCCCATGCCGTACTGGGAGGGGCCGGCATCGTCATGTTCGGCATGATCGCCTCGGCCGGACTCAAGATCATCAAGGAGTGCGAGCTGGATCAGCGCAACATGCTGATCATCGCGGTGTCGCTGAGCCTCGGCATCGGCCTGCCCGCGGTGGAGGCGATCTCCGAGACCATGCCAGGACAGGCCGGCCTGCTGTTGAAATCGGGTCTGGTACCGGCGGCCGTCGCCGCCTTGCTGCTGGACGCCATTCTGCCCGGCAAGCCTCGCCGCCAGGCACCACAGGAGCCGGTAGCCGCGAAGAGCGAGCAGGTACGCTCTAACGTGTAG